A single genomic interval of Daucus carota subsp. sativus chromosome 1, DH1 v3.0, whole genome shotgun sequence harbors:
- the LOC108199377 gene encoding transcription factor PIF1, with protein MDDERTQEASRDIGKDLELSPPQPQQKTSSWWVPQFNRVELAPLPDPCLVSASTQQADYLVDAPTKHMLSANTSLDPLSSGADCTRTDNLKRKEKCEYPSPHEDSDGICMEKKEESPSGKKLKIFRETHNLSERNRRAKISQQFQKLQKLIPPGNTASQASILDRTVTYIKSVKGLLQMLSTMSPENAEAIQQFYSSKFG; from the exons AT GGATGATGAGCGGACTCAGGAGGCATCACGGGATATAGGGAAGGACCTTGAATTAAGTCCCCCACAGCCACAACAAAAAACATCATCTTGGTGGGTTCCTCAATTTAATCGTGTTGAGTTAGCTCCGCTGCCTGATCCTTGTTTGGTTTCTGCTTCAACTCAACAAGCAGACTATCTTGTCGATGCCCCAACTAAACATATGTTATCGGCAAATACAAGCCTCGATCCTTTATCATCAGGCGCCGATTGCACAAGGACTGATAAtctgaaaaggaaggaaaagtgcGAGTATCCAAGCCCTCATGAG GATTCCGATGGCATTTGCATGGAGAAAAAAGAGGAGTCACCgtcaggaaaaaaattaaagatcttCCGTGAAACCCACAATCTCTCCGAGAGG AATCGAAGAGCCAAGATCAGCCAACAGTTTCAGAAATTACAAAAACTCATCCCGCCAGGCAATACG GCTAGTCAAGCTTCGATACTGGACCGAACAGTTACTTACATAAAATCAGTTAAAGGGCTGCTACAG ATGTTATCGACGATGTCTCCGGAGAACGCCGAGGCTATTCAACAATTTTACTCTTCCAAGTTCGGCTGA